One window of Microcoleus vaginatus PCC 9802 genomic DNA carries:
- the larE gene encoding ATP-dependent sacrificial sulfur transferase LarE: MLVEKLEQLKDIFAQMERALIAYSGGIDSTLVAKIAFDVLGERALAVTAVSPSLLPEDLEDARIQAAEIGIAHQEVETQEMANPNYTSNPVNRCYFCKSELHDTLKPLALAKGYPYVVDGVNADDLKDYRPGIQAAKERGARSPLAEVGITKFEVRQLAKELDLPWWDKPAQPCLSSRFPYGEEITVGKLQRVGRAERYLRQLGLKNLRVRSDGDTARIELPAEEIQEFVLNTDLPALVAVFQEFGFLYATLDLEGFRSGKLNQVLQPQLLQAKG; encoded by the coding sequence ATGTTAGTGGAAAAACTCGAACAATTAAAAGATATTTTCGCACAAATGGAACGGGCTTTGATTGCCTACTCCGGCGGAATTGACAGCACTTTGGTGGCAAAAATCGCTTTTGATGTGTTGGGCGAGCGCGCTTTGGCAGTGACGGCAGTTTCCCCGTCTTTACTGCCAGAAGATTTAGAAGATGCGCGCATTCAAGCAGCAGAAATTGGGATTGCCCACCAGGAAGTAGAAACTCAGGAAATGGCAAATCCAAATTACACTTCTAACCCGGTTAACCGCTGCTATTTCTGCAAAAGCGAACTGCACGATACTTTGAAACCGCTAGCACTAGCAAAGGGTTATCCTTATGTGGTCGATGGGGTGAATGCTGATGATTTAAAGGATTACCGTCCGGGGATTCAGGCGGCAAAGGAACGCGGCGCGCGATCGCCCTTAGCAGAAGTAGGAATCACTAAATTTGAAGTGCGGCAGTTGGCAAAAGAATTGGATTTGCCTTGGTGGGACAAACCGGCTCAACCTTGTTTGAGTTCACGCTTTCCTTACGGCGAAGAAATCACGGTAGGAAAGTTGCAAAGAGTGGGGCGCGCCGAACGGTATTTGCGGCAGTTGGGACTGAAAAATTTGCGAGTGCGATCGGACGGAGATACGGCGCGCATTGAGTTACCCGCAGAGGAGATTCAGGAGTTTGTGCTGAATACGGATTTGCCTGCATTGGTGGCGGTGTTTCAGGAGTTTGGTTTTCTGTACGCGACTTTGGATTTGGAGGGGTTTCGCAGCGGCAAATTAAATCAGGTTTTGCAGCCGCAGTTGTTGCAGGCAAAAGGTTGA
- a CDS encoding ABC transporter permease produces MNLRRILTVATNVFWEVIRDRILYLIIIFALLMGASVRLIPELAATTEKKIILDVGLAAMSILGLIATVFVATGLVNKEIEKRTVYLLVAKPISRAELIVGKHLGLSAVLAVLVAAMTVIYLAILSLSRIPFPLGSILIASLFIWFELCLMAGVGILFGVFSSSLLATLLTFGVYLMGHSTRDLVALGKLTKNPGLEQLMMGLYLVLPDLARFNLRNDAVYGQVPYLAGLITDAGYGLLYVVLLLSIAIAIFSRREF; encoded by the coding sequence ATGAATTTGAGAAGAATCTTGACAGTCGCGACCAATGTATTTTGGGAAGTAATTCGCGATCGCATCCTTTACTTAATTATTATTTTTGCTCTGTTGATGGGCGCCTCGGTACGGTTGATACCGGAATTGGCGGCGACAACCGAGAAGAAAATTATCTTAGATGTCGGTTTGGCTGCTATGAGCATTCTCGGTCTAATTGCCACAGTTTTTGTGGCTACCGGGTTGGTCAACAAAGAAATTGAAAAGCGCACTGTTTATCTGTTAGTGGCTAAGCCAATAAGTCGGGCTGAGCTAATTGTGGGCAAGCACTTAGGGCTGTCGGCGGTGCTGGCGGTGCTCGTAGCAGCAATGACTGTTATCTATCTGGCTATTCTGAGTTTGAGCCGCATTCCTTTCCCTTTGGGAAGCATTTTAATCGCTTCGCTGTTTATCTGGTTTGAGCTGTGTCTCATGGCTGGTGTCGGGATTTTATTTGGGGTTTTTAGCAGTTCCCTGCTGGCAACTTTACTGACATTTGGCGTTTATTTAATGGGACATTCGACGCGGGATTTAGTGGCTTTGGGCAAGTTAACTAAAAATCCTGGCCTTGAACAATTGATGATGGGACTTTATCTGGTTTTGCCGGATTTAGCCAGATTCAATTTGAGAAACGATGCTGTTTACGGACAAGTTCCTTACTTAGCAGGTTTGATTACAGATGCTGGCTACGGTTTGCTGTATGTGGTGCTGCTGCTGTCAATTGCGATCGCCATATTTTCCCGTAGGGAATTTTAA
- a CDS encoding cob(I)yrinic acid a,c-diamide adenosyltransferase — MVRNGIGIRTASSRSERAAGQIHVYDGAGKGKSQAALGVVLRSIGLGINSDSPTRVLLLRFLKGPGRSYDEDGAIEALQRAFPHLIDQVRTGRAEYFGAEAITRFDRAEAQRGWDIAKGAIASELYSVVVLDELNPVLDLGLLPVDEVVQTLKNKPEYLEVIATGRAAPEALLEIADLHSEMKPHYHPAAAEHHISGIEIYTGAGKGKSTSALGKALQAIGRGISQDQSHRVLIVQWLKGGTGYTEDAAIAALRQSYPQLVDHQRCGRDAIVWRGQQQELDCIEAERGWEIAKCAIASGWYKTIILDELNPTVDLELLPVEQIVEALLRKPRDTEIIITGRCHKPHAYFDLASVHSEVYCHKHYGDRGVELKRGVDF, encoded by the coding sequence ATGGTAAGGAATGGCATTGGTATTCGGACAGCCTCATCCCGGTCGGAACGCGCCGCGGGTCAGATTCACGTCTACGACGGCGCTGGTAAAGGCAAGTCTCAGGCAGCTTTGGGAGTAGTGTTGCGGTCGATCGGGCTGGGTATTAATTCTGACTCGCCCACGCGAGTCTTGTTGCTGCGCTTTCTCAAAGGCCCCGGCCGCTCCTACGACGAAGACGGGGCCATAGAAGCCTTGCAACGGGCATTTCCGCACTTGATCGACCAAGTGCGTACCGGCAGAGCCGAATATTTTGGGGCCGAAGCAATCACCCGGTTTGATCGCGCAGAAGCTCAGCGAGGCTGGGATATCGCCAAAGGAGCGATCGCCAGCGAGCTCTATTCGGTCGTGGTACTAGATGAACTAAACCCCGTATTGGACTTGGGTTTACTGCCAGTTGACGAAGTAGTCCAAACCCTCAAAAACAAACCAGAATATTTAGAAGTCATCGCCACAGGCCGAGCGGCCCCCGAAGCTTTGCTGGAGATTGCCGACTTACACTCAGAAATGAAGCCCCACTATCACCCCGCAGCGGCAGAGCATCATATTTCCGGTATCGAAATATACACTGGAGCGGGGAAAGGCAAGTCTACGAGCGCTTTGGGCAAAGCTTTGCAGGCAATAGGTAGGGGTATCAGTCAAGACCAATCTCACCGGGTGTTAATCGTGCAATGGCTCAAAGGTGGCACCGGTTATACAGAAGATGCGGCGATCGCAGCTTTGCGGCAAAGCTACCCGCAGCTAGTAGACCACCAGCGGTGCGGCCGGGATGCTATAGTTTGGCGGGGGCAACAGCAAGAGCTAGACTGCATAGAAGCAGAACGCGGCTGGGAAATCGCCAAATGTGCGATCGCCAGCGGCTGGTACAAAACGATTATTCTCGACGAACTCAATCCCACAGTAGACTTAGAACTGCTGCCGGTAGAGCAGATCGTAGAAGCCCTGCTACGCAAGCCGCGGGATACAGAAATTATTATCACCGGGCGCTGCCACAAACCCCACGCTTACTTTGACTTGGCAAGCGTACACTCCGAGGTATACTGTCACAAACACTACGGCGATCGGGGCGTAGAACTAAAGCGGGGCGTAGACTTTTAA
- a CDS encoding calcium-binding protein, translated as MTTLDDNPNQLDLNLPGLGPDTVFAGAGADFVRTSTLGGSLIFGQADNDTLVSVGPNDTIYGGDDEDSIRSQRTPALLFGDAGSDTIVAEARATVAGGLGEDILQGTVEANLMFGNQGADTILGGAQRGDSLYGGKDNDAIGFFIAGGGNNLSLQGGLGIGFAGNEGSNYLRGDLGDDLVVGINVRDTLFGGRGNDTLRGVASNSYLSGDLDDDILVITNSTQSSPFTSAVITIGIERTTLIGGGGNDFLNGAIGEFGAGRNFFEGGDGNDTINVFATSDTALGGAGDDFIVSASVPNVISSVGASSSFPGFAGRNLLDGGVGNDTIVAAFSSDTMIGGEGNDSLSGTFTNAAGGDGNDTIDATRAIFAGTGTALITLEGGLGNDLLIGYTNPTGSTFTVTNLMNGGEGSDTIIFGSQRDRVIGNVAGNDFISYASSVTFSGTVANLITDTLGSNFIIGGNGTDVITTGNGDDILFGDTSNTTLGGFGDDTLNAGAGNDTMLGGFGNDYLIGGDGNDSLGGGPGADTLLGGSGNDSFYYNNFGEGGTLGSGPDQIGDFVVGQDKFILQFNSFPGLSAVEGTNRLSSRSFLVLESGAYSGQFGPAGASASQPFLFYENGTGRLGFDSDGTAGPDTGVTLAILNGRPGLTAGDITLI; from the coding sequence ATGACAACGTTAGATGACAATCCTAATCAACTAGATTTAAACCTTCCGGGACTAGGCCCGGATACAGTATTCGCCGGAGCCGGGGCGGATTTCGTTAGAACTTCCACCCTGGGCGGCAGCTTAATATTTGGCCAAGCCGATAACGATACTCTAGTTTCAGTTGGCCCGAACGATACCATATACGGGGGCGACGACGAAGACTCAATCAGATCCCAGCGCACTCCGGCTTTGCTGTTTGGCGACGCAGGCTCGGACACCATAGTCGCTGAAGCCCGCGCTACCGTGGCCGGCGGTTTGGGAGAAGACATCCTCCAAGGTACTGTCGAAGCTAACCTGATGTTTGGTAATCAGGGCGCAGATACGATTCTGGGAGGGGCGCAGAGAGGAGATTCCCTCTACGGCGGTAAGGACAATGACGCGATCGGCTTCTTCATCGCAGGCGGTGGGAACAACCTTTCTTTACAGGGTGGCTTGGGTATTGGCTTCGCTGGCAATGAAGGCAGCAACTACTTGCGGGGTGATTTGGGCGACGACTTGGTTGTAGGTATCAATGTAAGAGACACTCTCTTTGGCGGTAGAGGCAACGACACCCTAAGAGGTGTGGCCAGCAACAGCTACCTGTCGGGCGATCTTGACGACGACATCTTAGTCATTACCAACAGTACGCAAAGCAGCCCATTTACTTCCGCCGTCATCACGATCGGCATTGAGAGAACCACCTTGATTGGCGGTGGCGGCAACGATTTTCTCAACGGCGCGATCGGCGAGTTTGGTGCCGGCAGAAACTTCTTTGAGGGCGGCGACGGTAACGACACGATCAACGTTTTTGCCACTTCTGATACTGCGTTGGGAGGTGCAGGCGACGACTTCATCGTGTCGGCGTCGGTGCCGAATGTAATTTCGAGCGTAGGCGCCTCCAGTTCATTTCCCGGCTTCGCGGGTCGCAACTTGCTCGACGGCGGAGTGGGCAATGACACGATCGTCGCTGCCTTCTCCAGCGATACGATGATTGGCGGTGAAGGCAACGACAGCCTGAGCGGTACCTTTACTAACGCAGCCGGTGGAGATGGCAACGATACTATCGATGCTACCAGGGCCATTTTTGCTGGTACTGGTACTGCTTTGATTACTCTCGAAGGCGGGTTGGGCAACGATTTGTTAATTGGCTACACCAATCCTACTGGCAGCACCTTCACCGTCACCAACCTCATGAACGGTGGCGAGGGAAGTGACACAATCATCTTTGGCAGCCAGCGCGATCGCGTAATTGGCAACGTTGCCGGTAACGACTTCATCTCCTACGCTAGCAGCGTCACCTTTAGCGGCACAGTCGCCAACTTGATTACCGATACCTTAGGCAGCAACTTCATTATTGGTGGCAACGGCACTGATGTCATCACTACTGGTAACGGGGATGACATCCTGTTCGGCGACACATCCAACACTACCCTCGGAGGATTCGGGGACGATACCTTAAATGCTGGCGCCGGGAACGACACGATGCTGGGCGGCTTTGGGAACGACTATTTGATCGGCGGTGACGGTAACGACTCTCTCGGTGGGGGGCCTGGTGCTGACACGCTGCTTGGTGGCTCCGGTAATGACAGCTTCTACTACAACAACTTCGGCGAGGGTGGCACATTGGGTAGTGGGCCAGACCAAATCGGCGATTTTGTGGTCGGTCAAGACAAGTTTATCTTGCAATTCAACAGCTTCCCCGGATTGAGTGCAGTCGAAGGTACGAATCGACTTTCTTCGAGGTCGTTCTTGGTGCTTGAGAGCGGGGCTTACAGTGGCCAGTTTGGTCCCGCCGGGGCGAGCGCGTCACAGCCGTTCCTCTTTTATGAAAATGGAACCGGACGACTAGGATTTGACTCTGACGGTACTGCTGGTCCTGACACAGGCGTTACGCTGGCAATTCTGAATGGCAGACCGGGCCTGACGGCTGGTGACATTACCCTGATTTAA
- a CDS encoding CsbD family protein, translating into MSIENRVEATAKNIEGKIQEAASEVTGNQKDKLEGQAKQDEASAIHLKEDLKDKAKEIVDKA; encoded by the coding sequence ATGAGCATTGAAAATAGAGTCGAAGCAACAGCGAAGAATATTGAAGGCAAAATCCAAGAAGCTGCTAGCGAAGTTACAGGCAATCAGAAAGATAAATTAGAAGGTCAAGCCAAGCAGGACGAAGCATCAGCAATTCACCTGAAAGAAGACCTCAAAGATAAAGCAAAAGAGATTGTAGACAAAGCTTAG
- a CDS encoding DUF167 domain-containing protein, translating into MTIFTVKVKPNSKQQSIAEQPDGSLTAHLKSPPVDGKANQELIVLLAKKFKVPKSAIGIKSGFFSRNKLVEIPIQPLTLK; encoded by the coding sequence ATGACTATTTTCACAGTCAAAGTTAAACCGAATTCCAAACAGCAAAGCATCGCAGAACAACCAGACGGCAGCCTCACAGCACATCTCAAGTCGCCGCCCGTTGATGGTAAAGCCAATCAAGAATTAATCGTGTTGTTGGCGAAAAAGTTTAAAGTGCCGAAATCTGCGATCGGCATTAAATCCGGTTTTTTTTCCAGAAATAAACTTGTGGAAATACCAATCCAACCTTTAACTTTGAAATAA
- a CDS encoding protease, producing MTAKKILMLVGDFVEDYEVMVPFQALQMVGHTVHAVCPDKAAGQTIRTAIHDFEGDQTYSEKPGHNFTLNATFDEINPADYDALIIPGGRAPEYIRLNEQVLQITRYFANSKKPIASICHGLQVLTAAGVLEGKRCTAYPACSPDVLRAGGKYTEVPVTEAVVDGNLVTAPAWPAHPNWLAEFLKVLGTKIEHSEKVEV from the coding sequence ATGACAGCCAAAAAAATCTTAATGTTAGTCGGCGACTTTGTAGAAGACTACGAAGTAATGGTGCCCTTCCAAGCACTGCAAATGGTAGGTCACACCGTCCACGCCGTCTGCCCGGACAAAGCCGCAGGCCAAACGATTCGCACCGCAATTCACGACTTTGAAGGCGATCAAACCTACAGCGAAAAACCCGGTCACAACTTCACTTTAAACGCGACTTTTGACGAAATCAACCCGGCAGACTACGACGCTTTGATTATCCCCGGAGGACGCGCCCCAGAATACATCCGCCTCAACGAACAAGTGCTGCAAATTACCCGCTACTTTGCCAACAGCAAAAAGCCGATCGCATCTATTTGTCACGGCTTACAGGTTCTAACTGCAGCAGGCGTACTCGAAGGCAAACGCTGCACCGCATACCCGGCTTGCAGCCCCGACGTACTCCGGGCCGGCGGCAAATATACAGAAGTTCCCGTTACCGAAGCGGTAGTCGATGGCAATTTAGTCACCGCCCCCGCGTGGCCAGCACATCCTAACTGGCTAGCTGAATTCCTGAAAGTTTTGGGAACGAAGATCGAACATTCAGAGAAAGTCGAAGTATGA
- the petN gene encoding cytochrome b6-f complex subunit PetN codes for MDILSLGWVSVLVLFSFSISMVVWGRNGF; via the coding sequence ATGGATATTTTGTCACTCGGTTGGGTTTCGGTGCTAGTTCTGTTCTCCTTCTCAATTTCAATGGTCGTTTGGGGACGCAACGGTTTCTAG
- a CDS encoding SDR family oxidoreductase, whose protein sequence is MTEKCHIFLAGASRGVGLEIAKCLISQNMQVTALLRSPATSTELETMGIKVVTGDALDAAAMEVAMAGGEPIHAVISTIGGLPKDGERADYLGNKNLIDAAVKAGVQKFILVSSIGSGNSAAALQPQVLETLGPVLSEKEKAENHLIESGMIYTVIRPGGLKSEPATGNGILTEDCRVAGTIHRADVAQLVCQCLVSDAANNKVLSAVDRQMLYGNPEFEVLNL, encoded by the coding sequence ATGACAGAGAAATGCCACATTTTTTTAGCTGGTGCTAGTCGAGGAGTCGGCTTAGAAATCGCGAAATGTCTGATATCACAAAATATGCAAGTAACTGCACTTTTGCGATCGCCCGCTACCAGCACCGAATTAGAAACCATGGGCATCAAAGTCGTGACTGGCGATGCTTTGGATGCTGCCGCTATGGAAGTGGCAATGGCTGGCGGTGAGCCAATTCATGCCGTAATCAGCACAATTGGCGGCTTGCCCAAAGATGGGGAAAGAGCCGATTATTTGGGCAACAAAAACTTGATTGATGCGGCTGTCAAAGCAGGCGTACAAAAATTTATTTTAGTTTCATCCATCGGTAGCGGTAACAGTGCCGCTGCTTTGCAACCGCAAGTTTTGGAAACTTTGGGCCCGGTCTTAAGTGAGAAAGAAAAAGCCGAAAATCATTTGATAGAAAGCGGGATGATTTATACAGTGATTCGTCCCGGCGGACTCAAGTCGGAACCTGCAACAGGCAACGGTATTTTAACAGAAGATTGTCGAGTTGCTGGAACTATTCACCGGGCGGATGTAGCGCAGCTAGTTTGTCAGTGTTTAGTTTCTGATGCTGCTAATAATAAAGTTTTGTCGGCGGTAGACAGGCAAATGCTTTACGGCAATCCAGAATTTGAGGTATTAAATCTTTAG